In Carassius auratus strain Wakin chromosome 41, ASM336829v1, whole genome shotgun sequence, the DNA window AGAAAAAATACCTTTGTCCattgtaaggaaaaaaaaaaaaaaaaaaaaaaaaatatatatatatatatatatatatatatatatatatatatatatatatatatatatatatacagtctgaTCGATCATCTTGCAGTAGATGTGTTTCGATGTCTTCACCTGCGCACAGGAGGAGGGTTTGAGACCTGAACAGAGACGTTACACaagcatgtaataaaataaaccaacCAAATGACTTCCTTATTGTTTTACTGCAATGCCACAGAAAACAATAAACAAGCACTTATTTTATGATGCAGCCAAAACACAGATATGATGCTCTAGAAAGGGCTGAACTGGACTGGACTGCTCACCTGAGGAGGAGTAGGAGCCCTTGGCCTTCTTGAATCTTCAAGCTTTACATTTTCATACATATCATTCTCATACTCATTTTCATGTTTGTCATTCTCGTATATATGTTCACTCATCTTCCCTGGAATCGCTCCATCTCCTCTGGCCTTCTGcaaatcaatcatttatttatagtttgcatccaacaattttattttcttaaattataaTCAAACACTCAGACAGAATGATGTTGTCACTTGaggttaaatttaatttaatttaaatttaatttatgcatttagcagatgcttttatccaaagcgacttacagtgcattcaggctatcaatttttgaTAGCAAATGCAAAATATGTTGCTGATAAACAAATGATGAAACAGAAAGCTCACTATAAAAAATGCTAATACCTATCATGATTTAATATTTGTCAATATCTatagtttaattataattaaagtgtGATCATCAGCATGTCTTTGTGCAGTAACATGTGAAAGATTAAAGTCCATTTGAgcttactgtaaaaataaactcatcTATCAATAAACactttaccgtatttttcgggctataagtcgcacctaaatataagtcgcatcagtccaagaatatgtcatgacgaggaaaaaaacatatataagtcgcactggagtataagtctcatttatttagaaacaagcaccaagagaaaacattaccgtctacagcagcaagagggcgctctatgtcttcagtgtagactacaggagcagtgagcagtatagcgccctctcgtggctgtagacggtaatgttttctcttggttcattcctctcggttcatgtcaaataattttgataaataagtcgcacctgactataagtcgcaggaccagccaaactatgaaaaaaagtgcgacttatagtccggaaaatacatgTCATTAAAGAGTTTATTtatgggtttatttattttttttactgtcagaAGAGACTGAAGAGGTTACTCACTGTCTCCTGTCTGCTTTGTGCTGCTGTTTAAGGAAAGAAAGACtcaattaatttgatactgaaaGAAATATATACTGAATCATCTGTAATATGAATAGCTAATCTGAAATCTATTATACAATGTAATTATCAAGGGAAATCTAGATATAATTGGTGTCAGATGTGTTCTTCAATAAAGTCACACTAATGCTGGCATTATGAATGAATAACAAACATACCTTCACTTGCTTGTCCTTTTTGTTGTTGGTTTAACTTTGGGCTGCAGCagaaacacaaagacattttGTAACTAGTTTTCTTTATCACATTATTGTCTcacaaaaatgcacatttacaaTTACTGTGGTCATTTTATTATGCATGAAATATCACTATTCAAATGTTAAGAAAACTCACTGAAATTCTGAAACACTGAGTTTGATATAAAATAGGAATAAAATCACGTAAGATCATAAGGTtcatacatgtactgtatgtagaaATTGATTTACAAAGTCCTGTTGGAAGCTGAAGTTGTGATTTGTTACAAATGTACTGatgtactgtataaaatatattaaatcaaaggTGTGATTACAAAATACACCATGATCTGCCAGATTACTCACATTTTCTTAGTTTTTGTTAAATAGACAGTCAGACCACAAATGCCTGCAACTGCCACTAAAACCCCAATGACAATCCCAGCTATCGCCCCTGATGACagccctcctcctcttcctcctccagctcctcctacTATGGAAAAGATACAAGAATCACAAGACCAAGGCACTTACTACACACCATACTAACAGTTATACACTTTaacatgtataaaataaataaataatagtaatctAAAACAACACAAGGCAATTACATAACAGAGATGTTCAAAACAGTAGAGATTTTAATatacctttttaaaaatgtagttactttaaaaaagtggTAGATTAAGGTCAAGGTATTAGTTATTAAACCTTGGGAACTCATTTCAGATTAATTTGAATTATTCTCACCTTTAACTAGTAAAGCATGTTTGTGTGAGGCGTTTCTCTTTGTGACATTATTGGAGGCTGTGCAGATGTAATCTCCACTGTGTGTGAAGTCAGTCTCATTTATGGTGAATGTGTCTGTCGTCACATTGGTGTCTATTTCATTAAACTTCCAGCTGAATGAAGCAGCAGGTTCAGAATTTGCAGAACAAGAGAGAGACACACGAACCCCTAAATCCACCACATCCTCACCCTTAACAGAAACATCTTCTGGTCCATCTAGAACACAAACAAGAGACTCAATGACAAACTAATCACTGAAGAATGACTGTATTTCATCAGGTTTGAGTTCAAATCATCTTGATGTCTGAATGTTGAACACTCACAGTTGATGATCAGACGCACAGGTTTTGCCGTCTGAGAGCTAGCAGGGTTTCTATATGTACACTGATATTCTCCACTGTCTGATCTCTGCACTGGACTGATGGACACTGATCTGTGATCAGATGAGAAGATGATGCTGTTGCTAGGAGACAGAGGACGGTTATCTTTCATCCACTGCACAGAGGTGATGATGCCAGATCCCTCAGAGCTGAAGTTAGCAGATGATTTTCCCTCTATTAATGATTCTTCAGGACCAGTAACTCTGACATTAGTTATATTGTCtgtgtgaatgagagagaaataACAAAAACACCAAATCTTAAATTAGTCTTTCATATGAAGTGAGAACTGAGTGTAATTCTACGGAgtcctgcacatgacatgcaacgaagaaaaaaaaaaatgtaggcatgATTTAACAATTTGTTCTCAAGTAAACTGTCTGTTCAATATGATAATTTATGTCCTCTTAAATCATGCGCactaaataataattagttaataattAGGCTTCCTGTCCATGTACACATCCTCATAAACATGTTGCTGCTATGTCATGTCATGTTATGTTATGGACAGGACCATAAAGGAAGCAGCTCATTCATAAAGAAGGCAGATATGATATGTAGCCAACTGAAGATTAATAAAGCATCAGCACCTGTTAGGGGGTAATGATTAaaatgtgcacacaatttacCTACCCTGTTGATGTTCTGAAGCATGGCTACTGGTTGAGCTGGTCCTaagcaactagctcctgctcaggaccagcttaggaccagcacatgaacAGCTTAAATCAAATCATGACCAGTGAAGGACCAGCTCAAGCCAGCAGCCATGCTTCAGAACATACCCAACCAGCATATGCTGTCTTTTTCAACAGGGTAGAACGAGGGCACAATTTATTATCACAAGttcaacatttacttaaaatgaggAAACTAATTAATGGAGAAAATTTAAGATAGAATATTACatgatcaataaaaaaagaagactcACTATCTGCTCAATTATTTGGCACAGTCTGGTTGTTGGTTGGATTGTGAGCAGTGTATGTTTAATTTCTCAGaaaagtttttgttgtttaaGGAGAATAACAGCTTATCTCTTAACAGAATCGACCACCTATCAGCTGATGTTCAGTCTTTTTCCATTTTTGGAGTTTATATTGGGGAAAAAACGGCTTTCTAATTAAATGAGGTCAAGGTTATATTGGGATTAATTATCAAGGCACAGTAGATTCAAGCTGATTGTTATACTTTCTCCAACAGTAGAGCCGCGGAGGTTGATATCTCTATAAAAATATGttatctctaaaaaaaaaaaaacatttctggttGAAGCGAAGTGAATATTTTGTGTTTCCTGGGTGCACCAATAATTTTTTAGCTAAATAACctagacaaaaacaacaactgataagttcataacaacaaaacaacattaggcatgtacatacataaattgttataataataataactattattatttgtatatccTTATTTTCTCATCAGTAATCTATCTCATCATGCaactaatataataacattttcacatatttttgatTCTTGTTGAATTTACAAcattataaatgaacaaaaatatgctgttactttttaaatcatttttaacatatttattaaacaccCATTTGTCATCTATTCATCTTACAATATATAGTTTCAAATACTAAACCAAGTTTGCGCAACACACTCACCGAACACTAGTGAAGTTTCTCCTATAAGTGTCTCTGCAGCACTAATTACTATAGTGAGTCTGTATATCCCAGAATCCTCCAGTCTCAGGTTCCAGAGCTCCAGAGTGAAAGTGTTTCTGTCAAAACTGACTCTGTCTCTGTATGCTGAGGCTATTATAGTTGAATCAGGCGGTCCTGTCAATATTACAGTTGATCCAAAGCTCCACTGAACTGTAATAATTGATGTGGAGGGCGGGTTAACAGGAACAAACACCACACTTCCTCCTACTGCTCCATTAGTCGGACCAGAAATCTGCAGATCTTCACTTAGAAACAGACCTATtcaaaacatcatcatcatcaacaacaacaacaacaataatcatAAACTGctaaaaggcatttttatataagtagctttttttagtttaaaaaagtgcatatacaatacacaaaatcatttttgcatacatattataaaaatactGAGAAGAGAACCTGCGAGTCACAACTATCTTCCTCTATTTTGTCATGAATGACAGTGCAGAGCAGGGACGTAGCTGAGGTTTGCagggccccggtgcaggttgtaccagtgggccctttttgaaattgtttaatttttatgttcgatctatttatttatttgtgctatttacacaatttttaagtttttcaagtttgtaggtgtccaggtacagaaaccgaataaccgtcttcagtgtaaatatacagtcaaaccaaaatttattcagacacattcaacatttcacacattatcacagtttatttgctattgtttagattttttttttaataaaatatgacaagaactcagttAAAGTTAACCTGTTAAACTGAtagatagaaaggtatgtaatggattacaatcaaacaCAACTTCAGAAaactgttagtatgacaatatttacacaactatcaatattTTGTCGACCAATTatcaagcaatgcttcattttgttcagtctgtggtgtaaaaaggttgcattagttATTCAGGAAAAAACaagtaagcaaaacatggtcaggtcaaagtgtctgaaaaatctttggttaaaaaaaatataaatatatatatatatatatatatattcatagcaAGTTCActagtagtccactgtatgaataatgtttgggtataatatttcacagttcactttatttttctATACTAACATAAATTAATTATACTGTCCTGCACTTATTAGTACAAAAATATATCCAAATtttatacctggtgtctgaataattgttgGTTTAACTGTgcattaatttttgttaaaactacaaagtaattccatcaagagcagtgagtgattttctttctttcattatctTGGATTAACATAACAGCAGCTAATagctaaattaggcacggtcactttTAGAGATGATGAATGCATCCAGtataatacacatccgattttgATCACTTCAGACATAACCAACAgttttttcgaacatactttccaagacggatgttttgacatattttgtatgtatttgtatgtaggTAGTGTTgagaaggttactttg includes these proteins:
- the LOC113059494 gene encoding carcinoembryonic antigen-related cell adhesion molecule 20-like, with the translated sequence MLQNINRVDNITNVRVTGPEESLIEGKSSANFSSEGSGIITSVQWMKDNRPLSPSNSIIFSSDHRSVSISPVQRSDSGEYQCTYRNPASSQTAKPVRLIINYGPEDVSVKGEDVVDLGVRVSLSCSANSEPAASFSWKFNEIDTNVTTDTFTINETDFTHSGDYICTASNNVTKRNASHKHALLVKVGGAGGGRGGGLSSGAIAGIVIGVLVAVAGICGLTVYLTKTKKIPKLNQQQKGQASEAAQSRQETKARGDGAIPGKMSEHIYENDKHENEYENDMYENVKLEDSRRPRAPTPPQVSNPPPVRR